A region of the Vibrio tubiashii genome:
CTAGAAGTAGACGAGCGCGGTTTCATCAATGTTGATAAGCAAATGCGTACTAACGTTCCTCACATCTTTGCTATCGGTGATATCGTTGGTCAACCAATGCTTGCTCACAAAGGTGTGCATGAAGGTCACGTTGCTGCTGAAGTTATTGCTGGTAAGAAGCACTACTTCGATCCTAAAGTTATTCCTTCAATTGCTTACACTGAGCCAGAAGTGGCATGGGTTGGTAAGACTGAGAAAGAAGCGAAAGCGGAAGGCATCAACTACGAAACGGCTACATTCCCATGGGCAGCTTCAGGTCGTGCAATTGCATCTGACTGTGCAGATGGTATGACTAAGCTAATCTTCGACAAAGACACTCATCGCGTAATTGGTGGTGCTATCGTTGGTACTAACGGTGGTGAACTACTTGGTGAAATCGGTCTAGCGATCGAGATGGGCTGTGATGCGGAAGATATCGCACTAACAATCCACGCTCACCCGACTCTGCACGAGTCAGTAGGTCTAGCGGCGGAAGTGTTTGAAGGTACAATCACTGACCTTCCAAACCCTAAAGCGAAAAAGAAGAAGTAATCTACTCTTCTAGCTGAATCTAAAAACCGCTGAGCTCTCTCAGCGGTTTTTTTATGCCCTGTAAATAACAAAGCCTGCTCATTGAGCAGGCTTTGTCTTAGTGTGCGTCAGACTTTTAGGTTACGCGTTTTTCGCGTGCTTGTAGATGCACAGCATGTTTAAGTAGCTTTCAGTTAGCTTCTTCATGCCGTCTTCATCTTGAGTACGGTTTGCTTGCACAAACAGTGAGTAGAAGATACCGTGGAACAGAGTTGCTAGCTCAGCAGGCTCATGCTCTTCACACACTTCACCACGTTCAATGGCCTTAACAAACATATTCTGCACCAAGAGTTGGTTAGTACGGTTTGTTGAAACAAACAGTGGCCATACTTCATCACGGGTTGATGCACTCCACTCGAACCACACTTTAAGCCAGTGGCAGTCGTTAAGTACCAGTT
Encoded here:
- a CDS encoding LuxR/HapR/OpaR family quorum-sensing transcriptional regulator → MDSIAKRPRTRLSPQKRKQQLMEIALEVFARRGIGRGGHADIAEIAQVSVATVFNYFPTREDLVDDVLNYVVRQFSNFLSDNIDLDIHAKENLNNLTSAMVELVLNDCHWLKVWFEWSASTRDEVWPLFVSTNRTNQLLVQNMFVKAIERGEVCEEHEPAELATLFHGIFYSLFVQANRTQDEDGMKKLTESYLNMLCIYKHAKNA